A window of the Ostrea edulis chromosome 1, xbOstEdul1.1, whole genome shotgun sequence genome harbors these coding sequences:
- the LOC125665224 gene encoding protein ABHD15-like, translating to MISETVTRDGRRRELTPRSYVNDNQYIIHRPFNSEHNTEYRAAVARSREWGEHSPYVMLAFYTILSLPFYIAIVGTLVLSLIVYLKSFLCSPDILPKLFYKESTLATHILKRCKFKTRSFSPSPWIKNRHIQTFLPWIIPHNCKCQFDREYLQLRDKGVVALDWVTNINIPMKKKRTVILIIPGLTGDAISVSSLCDAATCRGMQCVVFNRRGHGGTFLTTPKLQSYGDPSDLRQVIKYIHDRCPKTLITVVSFGSGCDLFLSYLGEFGSSAHICAGVCVSPCFEMNQRSSDIFSGIYKIFALLYMKYIIWKHARALSNVINVPGALCSWSLKKFDSHVFLKMFGSEDMDEFYERNNPLRDVDDISVPLIFVCSLDDPVYCTNSIPHDLFKYYPNFFMLTLERGGHCGFREKMASVSWADKISLDYLEAILEFTIKGYRINYQRNPARSTI from the coding sequence ATGATCTCGGAAACTGTCACGAGAGACGGGCGGAGGAGAGAATTGACACCGCGATCATACGTAAATGATAACCAATATATAATTCATAGACCCTTTAACAGCGAGCACAATACAGAATATAGAGCAGCAGTGGCGAGAAGTCGGGAGTGGGGCGAACATTCTCCTTACGTAATGCTGGCGTTCTACACGATCCTATCGCTGCCATTTTACATCGCTATTGTCGGAACTTTGGTGCTTAGTTTGATTGTGTACTTGAAGAGTTTTTTGTGCTCCCCGGATATACTTCCGAAACTTTTCTACAAGGAATCAACTTTAGCAACTCATATACTGAAAAGGTGCAAGTTCAAGACGAGGTCGTTTTCGCCATCGCCGTGGATAAAGAATCGCCACATTCAAACTTTCCTCCCATGGATCATTCCGCATAATTGCAAATGTCAGTTTGACAGAGAATATCTTCAACTGAGGGATAAGGGTGTCGTGGCACTGGACTGGGTGACAAATATCAACATTCCAATGAAGAAAAAGCGAACGGTCATCCTCATTATTCCCGGACTAACTGGTGACGCAATTAGTGTTTCATCATTATGTGACGCAGCAACATGCAGGGGAATGCAATGTGTTGTTTTTAACAGAAGAGGACATGGGGGTACTTTTCTAACTACACCTAAATTACAAAGCTACGGCGACCCATCTGATCTTCGTCAAGTTATAAAATATATCCATGACAGATGTCCCAAAACGCTAATAACAGTGGTGTCATTTGGATCTGGTTGTGACTTATTTCTTTCCTACCTCGGGGAATTCGGGTCGTCTGCTCACATTTGTGCAGGAGTATGTGTTTCACCGTGTTTCGAAATGAATCAACGATCGTCTGACATTTTCTCAGggatttataaaatatttgcgcttctatacatgaaatatatcatttgGAAACATGCTCGAGCCCTCAGTAACGTCATAAACGTGCCCGGTGCTCTATGCTCATGGTCACTCAAAAAGTTTGACAGccatgttttcttaaaaatgtTTGGGTCTGAAGACATGGACGAATTTTATGAAAGGAACAACCCTCTGAGGGATGTAGACGATATATCTGTGCCATTGATCTTTGTATGTAGCTTGGACGATCCTGTGTACTGCACGAACTCCATTCCACACGACTTGTTCAAATATTACCCTAACTTTTTTATGTTAACCCTAGAAAGGGGAGGTCACTGTGGGTTTAGGGAGAAAATGGCATCGGTTTCATGGGCAGATAAGATTTCGTTAGATTACTTAGAAGCCATACTAGAATTTACCATTAAGGGGTATAGAATTAATTACCAGAGGAACCCCGCGCGTTCCACTATTTGA